The genomic DNA CGGCGAGCGACTTGATCGCGTAGACGATCGGAATCATCGCGCCCATCGAGAGCAGGATGCTGATCGGATCGATCCGGCCCGGATTCGGGTCGCGGCTCTCGGGGACGAGCAGGGGTGCCGCGATGAGCAGCGGGATGAGCACGGGGACCGCGATGAGGAACACCGATCCCCAGCCGTAGTGCTCGAGGAGGAAGCCGCCGACGATCGGACCGAGCGCGGCACCGGCCGAGAACGCGGATGCCCAGACGGCGATCGCCAGGCGGCGCTGATCGCGGTTCTTGAAGATCGAACGCAGGAGGGAAAGCGTCGAGGGCATCAGCATCGCGCCGAAGAACCCGAGGAGGGCACGAGCGGCGATCAGCAGCCCCGCTGTGGGGGCGAAGGCGGCCAGCGCAGACACGGCGGCGAAGCCGGTCGCGCCGATGAGCAGCATCCGTCGACGTCCGAACCTGTCGCCGAGCGTGCCCATCGTGACCAGGAGACCTGCCAGCACGAGCGGATAGGCGTCGATGATCCACAGCTGCTCGGCTCCGGTGGGTCCGAGCGCGATGGAGATCTCGGGCAGCGCGAAGCTCAGCACCGTATTGTCCACCGAGACCAGCAGAACCGGCAGCATAAGGACGACGAGTGCCGCCCAGCCGCGCGCGCCGGCTCGCGGCGCATCCGTCTCGATATGGTTATCGATCGTGGGAATCGACGCTGTGCGCGTCATGGAACACCTCTCAGTATCTTTTGGACGACCCGTTACTAAACCGTCCAGATGGTACAGTAACAGAATCGGCAGAATTTTTCCCGAGAACAGGACCCCGATGCCCCGACCGCCGCTCGCACGTGAACGTGTCCTCGATGCCTTCGAGGCGCTCGTCATCGCCGATGGAGAGCGCTCAGCCACACTGGATGCCACGGCCAAGGCAGCGGGTGTCTCCAAGGGCGGCCTGCTCTACCATTTCGGCTCGAAGGACGAACTCGTCGCCGGGATGCTCGAGCGCCTGGATGCACTGACGACGGCGGACCTGGAGCGCATGTCGTCCGCCGCAGAAGGCCCGGTCGCGTACTACGTGCGGACCTCGGTGATGGAGGATGACGCGCTCGATCGGGCCCTCATCGCCGCTTCTCGGCTGGCTCAGGCCGGATCATCGGCGGCAGCAGACGCACTCAGAAACGTCCGCAGACGTTGGGCGGATCAGATCCGGCCCCATGTGCGCGACGACGCGAGTCTTGATCTCGTGATGCTCGTCAGCGACGGTCTCTACTTCAACAACTCGCTCGACGTGCACGGGCCCGAGCGACTCATTCCGAACGGCGACGAGCTCCGAGACCTCATCGAGCTGGTGCTGCGGGCAACCGCCTGAGGCGCTCACCTCCCCCGCACGAGAACCCGTCTGGTTCGACGGAGCATCGACTGCACGATCAGCGGATGCAGCAGGCTCACCGGAGTGAAGTACAACCGCCCGCGCCACCCGTGCAGCCGGACCACCGTGGTCACCCTGACGATCCCGGAATGCACGTCCACTCCGACGGCGCATCGGAAATCCAGGTGTTCATCGTCGAACGCCATCAGGGCTTCGTCGCCGACCACCTCGCGCACGTCGAAGACACCCGACGGAGCTGGTCGGAGGCCGAGCAGCGAAGCGAAGAGCATCCGCACGGCGAACAGTCCCTGCACGGCGCGCGGCACCGAGGACGGCGAGAACATCGTCTCCGCCCAGAGGCGAGGATCGCTCGGCGCCTGCGGCGGGATCGAGACGAAGAAGACGTCTCCGTGATCGAACCTGCCGTCACCGAAGGCGAGGCTGACGAAAGAGGGCTCGCGGTTCATATGCTCGCCCTCCCCCGCGTCACGCCTCGGTGATCTCGATCTGACGGAACAGGTCGGCGTCGATCGCGCTCGAGACGTCGTCGAGCAGATCGTCGGAGACCGGCGAGTCCAAGGTGAGGATGCTGAGCGCCTGCGCACCGGCGGCCTGACGCGCGATCTGCATACCAGCGATGTTGATGCCGGCCTGGCCGAACTTCTGCCCGTAGACGGCGACGATTCCGGGGCGGTCCGTGTACAGCATCACGACGTGGTGCTTCTCGATCGGGAGTTCGACGGCGTGGTCGTTGATGCCGACGAGCTTCTCGATCTGCTTCGGTCCGGTCAGCGTGCCGGACACCGACAGCTGCGAGCCATCGGAGAGGGCGCCGCGCAGCGTGATGACGTTGCGGTACTCGTCGCTCACGTCGTCCTGGATGAGACGGACGGCGACGCCCCGCTGCTCAGCGAGCAGAGGTGCGTTCACGTACGAGACCGTCTCGCTGACGATGTTCGTGAAGACGCCCTTGAGCGCGGCGAGCTTGAGCACGCTGACGTCGTAGTCGTTGAGCTCACCGTGCACCTCGACGTCGAGGCTCGTCAGCGGCGAAGTCGCGAGAGCGGCGAAGATCTGACCGAGCTTGTCGACGAGGGAGATACCGGGGCGCACGTACGGGTCGATGACACCGCCGGCGACGTTCACGGCATCCGGCACCAGGTCTCCACCGAGCGCCAGGCGCACGGAGCGGGCGACCGAGACGCCGGCCTTCTCCTGCGCCTCCTCGGTGCTTGCGCCGAGGTGCGGGGTGACCACGACGTTCGGCAGATCGAGCAGTGCGCGCGCGGAGCCGCCCTCGGCGGGGGGCTCTGAGGTGAAGACGTCGAGTCCGGCGCCGGCGATCTCGCCGGCGACCAGTGCCTCGTGCAGTGCGACCTCATCGATCAGGCCGCCGCGGGCGACGTTCACGACGAACGCGGAGGGCTTCATCGCCTTGAACTGCTCAGCGCCGAGCATGCCGGTGGTCTCCGGGGTCTTCGGCATGTGGATCGTGATGAAGTCCGACTCCGCGACGAGCTCGTCCAGCGAGAGCAGCTGCACGCCGAGCTGCTGGGCGCGTGCGGAGGTGACATAGGGGTCGTAGGCGACGACGCGCATGTCGAAGGCGGCGAGGCGGGCCGCGACGAGGGCGCCGATGCGGCCGAGGCCGATGATGCCGACGGTCTTCTCGAAGAGTTCGGCGCCGGTGAAGGAGCTGCGCTTCCAGGCCCCGGCCGACAGCGACGCGTGCGCCGCGGGAATGCGACGGGCGAGGCTGAGGATGTGGCCGACGGTGAGCTCGGCGGCGGAGACGATGTTCGAGGTCGGGGCGTTGACGACCATCACACCGGCAGTGGTGGCCGCCTTGATGTCGACGTTGTCGAGACCGACGCCGGCACGGGCGACGACCTTGAGCTTCGGCGCGTGGCTGAGCGCCTCCTCATCGATCTTCGTCGCTGAGCGGACGAGCACTGCGTCCGACTCTGCCAACGCGGAGAACAGCGCCGCGCGGTCGGTGCCGTCGACGTTGCGGACCTCGAAGTCCGGGCCCAGGGCCTCGATCGTGGCGGGAGAGAGTTCTTCGGCGATGAGCACAACGGGCTTCGGCACAGTGGATCCTTCGGGGCAGCGCGACAGGCGGGAGGGGCCGATGCGCCGCACACCGTGGGGGCGCGATCGGTTTCAACTGTACCGGAGCGGTTCAGCGCGCCCCGACGTGTGACGTTCGGCGTCAGCGCGCGACGGTCACCAGTTCGTCCATGTTCAGCACGCTGTATCCGAGAAGACTCAGCCAGAAAACGGCCACCACACCGAGTCCGGTGAGCAGGAGCAGCGCGAGCTCTCCGGCGTTGCGGCGCCGTCCGAGCGCGAGGGCGAGCACGAACACGATGATCGGGAACACCACACCGAACAGGAACGTCACCCAGCCGATCGCGGTGAGACCGCTCGGCAGGAACGAGACCAGATGCGCGACGGCGTTCCAGACGGCGTATGCGTAGAACAAACCGGCCGCGCCGATGACGGTCCAGGTCAGCCAGCGCGGAGCCCCGTTCCCACCGACCGACTCCGGCACGGAATCTCCTGCAGCACTCACGACCCGATCACCCCCACCGTCACGAAGGGCCATGGCACCAGCAGCACCACGCCGACAAGAAGGACGAGCAGCCGGATCCACGTCGCACGGCCGCGCGTGAGGATCCAGGACGTCAGGAACCAGAGAGCGGGTGCGGCGATCGCCAGCACGAACCACGGCACGAACATCGCGTCAGCGACGATCAGGGCCGTCAGCGGCTTGAGCCGCAATCCTCCGATGACCCACCCGACGGTGTACAGCAGGTAGATGCCCCCGACGATGCCGAGCGTCACGAGCATCGCCGTACTCATCGGCGCGGGCGCATCCGCCGGCGTGACGGTCCCGTCCGCTTTGATCCGCCCCACCTTTGCGCTGCCCTTGCCCACGGCATTCCAGCCGTGCGGAAGCGAGGGGTCGCTCTTCGGCGATTGCTCGTCGCCCGCCCAGCCCAACGCGTCGTCGGAATCGGAGTCGGATGTCATGAGGACAGCGTAGGGCTTCCACTAAGCTCGGCGCTGTAACGATCGGGGAGGCACCGTGGCTGAGAGCAAGAAGAAGGTCGTCCGTGACGATCAGACCGTGTCGAGCGACGGCGGAGTCGTCGACCCGCCGGCGAACTGGAAGCCGACTCCGGAGGCGAAGTCGAAGGCGGTGACCTTCCGTTGGATCGCCGTGGTCCTGTGGGTCCTCGCGATCGCCGGAGAGGCCGTCGGCATCTTCTGGCTGCTGCGCCAGCGCGTCTTCGTCGGCGAGGACGGCGCGCTCGTCCGCGACCCCGACACCGGGCTCCTCGAGGAGCAGGGCGTCACCGCACAGTTCCCGCAGTGGGCGTTCATCGCTCTCCTCGTGCTGCTCGTCGTCATCGCCGCGCTGGCGATCACCGGGTCCTTCCTCTGGAAGAAGGCGAATCGCCTCGATCCCGCGAGAAAGTCCGACACCGTGCGATTCTTCGTGCAGAACCAGCTCGGTGCGATCATCGCCATCATCGCGTTCGTGCCGCTCATCATCCTCATCTTCCTGAACAAGGACATGGACAAGGGGCAGAAGACGACGGCCGGCATCGTCGGTATCGTCCTGGCCGCTCTCGCCGTCGTGCTCGGGATCGACTTCAACCCGCCGTCGGTGGAGAAATACACGGCAGACCAGTCCACCGTGATCCAGCTGCTCGGCAAGGACGAAGTCGTCTGGGTCGACGGCGGCGCCGTCTACCACGTGTGCGACGAGGTCTCGGACATCCAGACCGGCAGCGAGAAGCGCACCGGCACCACCGCTGAGGCGGTCGAAGCAGGCAAGACCCGCCTGACGCTCGAGTTCGCATCAGAGTTGAAGACCTGCGGACTGGCTGTGCCGGAGAACTCGAGCGAGATCGTCGAGGCGCTCCGCGCCATCCGCGACGGTTCGACCGACACGCTGCTGCCCGCGCCCGTCTGGGCGGACGCGGCCGACGCTCCGATCGAGGTCGAAGAGGCGCCGTCGGAGTGATCCGCTCTTGACCAGCTGAGAACGGAGGAGGCCCGGTGCACGTGCACCGGGCCTCCTCCGTTCTCACGGGCGTCAGATCCCGGATGCGGTGAGCACGGCGACCGGTTCTCCGCGCAGACCAACGGGAACCTCGACGGACCGGATACCGTGCGCGTCCCGCTCCGCGCGCGCGGGGGTTCCGTCCCGCCAGCGCATTTCGACATCTCCGAACTCCGCGGGCAGGGCAACCGTACCGACGCTCGGGTCGAGCGTGTGGAGATGCACGCCGTCTGCCGAACGGGTGTACCGCACCGGCACCCCGGCCTGCTCCCCCATCCGGATCCACGGCCGCGTGCCGTAGATCGCGTCGCCGTTCACACGCAGCCACGCGCCGAGTTCGCGCATCGCGTCGCGCTGCAGCTCCGGGATCGATCCGTCTGCAGCCGGTCCCACATTGATCAGCAGGTTTCCGTTCTTCGCGACGACATCCACGAGGAGACGCACCAGCGCTGCTCCGGAGAGCGAATGCCTGGCGTCCTCGTCCTGGTTGTACCCGAAGGAGTACCCGAGTCCTCGCGTGGACTCCCACGGCTCGGAGATGATGTCGGGGATGTCCGTGTATTCACGCGTGAGGAACCCGTGGTACGGCACTCCCCAGCGGTCGTTGACGACGCCGCCCGGCACCGCGTCGAAGTATCTCGACAGGAACGCGGCCACGCCGTAGGCCTCCGGCCCTTTGCCGCCGTCCGGCCACTCGATGTCGTTCCACAGGAGATCCGGCGAGAAGCGCTCGACGAGCTCCTCGAGCTGCGCCGCCGAATAGCGGGCGAAATGCTCGTCGGTACGGCGATATCGAAAGAGGTCCGTGTCGGACTCGATGGCCGGGAAGTCACTCACGTGCCAGTCCAGAGCCCCTGAATAGTAGACGCCGAACTTGGCCCCCGCGCGACGGGTGGCATCGTGGAACTCCGCGATCAGATCCCGGCGGGGACCGCGGGCGACCGCATTGAATCCGGTCGTCCCGGTGCCCCAGAGACAGAACCCCTCGTGGTGCTTCGTCGTCGGGACGATGTACTGCGCTCCGGCATCCACCAGCTCGCCGACAAAAGCGTCGGCGTCGAATGCCGAGGCGTCCCATCGATCGGCGAGATCCTCGTATGACGTACCGGGGCCGTACAGACGCTGGTGGCGCTCCCAGGTGGGGCTGCCTGCGATGCGGACGGTGTTGCCGTACCACTCCGCGTACTGATGCCAGGCGTACGCATCCTCAGTCGGGATGTTCACGCCGTCACCGTGCTGCACGGCCCAGGCGGGCACCGAGTACAGGCCCCAGTGCACGAAGAAGCCGAGCTTCGCGTCGCGGTACCAGTCCGGCACGCCGTTCGTCGGATAGGTCGGCGCGGCCGCGCCGAAGTCCGGACCGGTGCGCTTCTCGAAGTTCATCATGCGGTCTTCTTCTCCTCGTCGTGCATGCGAGCCGCGGACATCAGCGCCCGCCGAGTCCTGCCATCGCGATCCCCTTGACCAGGTGCTTCTGGAGCACGATTACCAGCACGGTCGTCGGGACCATCGAGATGATCGCAGCGGCCATCTGCAGGTCCCAGCGGGTGCCGGTGAGGCCGGAGAAGCTGGCGAGGCCGATCGGCAGCGTGCCGTGCGCGTTGTAGTCCACGGTCACGATGAGCGGCCACAGATAGCTGTTCCAGAAAGACAGGAACGTGAAGACCGAGAGCACGGCGACGGCCGACTTGGCGAGCGGCAGGATGATCTGCACGAACGACCGGACCGGCCCCGCGCCGTCGACGCGCGCGGCTTCTTCGAGCTCGTACGGGATGCCACGGAAGAACTGACGCATCAGGAAGGTGCCGAACGCGGTGAACGCGAACGGGAAGATCAGCGCCTGGTAGGTGTCGACCCAGTCGAACCATTGCATGACCTGGAACATCGGGATCACGAGGACCTCGGCGGGGACCATGAGCGTCGCGAGGAACAGGACGAAGACGGCATCCCGCCCCTTCCATCGCAGCCGTCCGAAGGCGTAGCCGGCCGTGGTCGAGACGAACAGCACGACGAGCGTGCCGGCGATCGCGACGAAGAACGAATTGCCAATGTAGGTCAGGAACGGCCCGTAAGCGAACACGTCGAGGAAATTCGTCCAGCGCACCTCGGATGCGACCAGCGACGGCGGCATCGTGAACATCTCGGAGTTCGGCTTGAGCGCCGAGAAGAACGCGTACACGATCGGCGAGACGAAGATCGCCGCGGCGATATAGACGAGCACATGCGCGATGACGAGTCTGGTACGCTCCGCTGCGCTCAGCGGCGCCCTGGTGCGTCCCTTGCGGTCGACCTCGACGTGTTCGCCATCGCCGAGCACAACGGATGAGGTCTGCAGGTCAGTGCTCATAGTGCACCCACTTCTTCTGCGCGCCGAACTGCAGCGCCGTGATGACGATGATGAGAGCGAACAGGATCCACGCGCCCGCAGCGGCCAGGCCCAGCTCCTGGAATTTGAAGCCCTGGTTGTAGATGAACTGGACCAGCGGTTGCGTCGCATTTCCGGGTCCGCCACCGGTGAGCAGTTGCGGCTGCACGAACACCTGGAGCGCCGTGATCATCGTCATGATCGTGGCGAAGAACACCGCCGGCGAGATCATCGGGACGACGATGCTGAGCTGCATCCGCAATCCGCTCGCACCGTCGATCCTGGCGGCCTCCATCACCGACTCCGGCAACTGCTCGAGCGCCGCCGAGAAGATGAGCATGTTGTATCCGACGCCTTGCCAGACGCTCATGATGACGACCATGATCATCGCCCACTGCGGGTCGGCCAGGAAGTTCGGCAGCGTCACCCCGAACCAGCTCTCCGAAGCGCCGTTGAACAGGCCTTGTGGCTGCAGGAGCATCTTCCACACCAGCACGTTGGCGACCATCGGCGTCACCACGGGGATGAAGAACAGCACGCGGAGGGCGCCGCGACCGCGAATGCGCGGCCCCAGGGCCATCGCGAGCACGAGCGACAGCCCGACGTTCAGCGGAACGTAGAGGATCGTGAAGACCGCGGTGTTCCGCATCGCCGGCCAGAAGTCCGGGCTGGCCGTGAACAGCCGGATGTAGTTGTCGATTCCGATGAAGGTCTTCTCGCCGAACGTCGGCCAGTCGAAGAAGCTCATCACGACGGAGAGCACGACAGGCACGATGGTGAACAGGGCGAGGCCCACCAGGGCCGGGGTTGCGAACCCCAGCGCCTGGCGGCCTTCGACCTTGGCGAGAGACCTGCGACGTGGCACGTTGGCGGTCATCTCTCTTCTTCCTCAGTTCGTCAGTTGGCGAACTGCTGCTGGGCGGATTCGAGGACCTTGGCCATCGTCTCCTGCCCGTTGTACACGCTCACCAGCTGCGGCTGGACGTAGGTGCCGACCTTCGACCAGTTGTCGCTGACGTACTGGCCCTGGACGTTCTCGAACGCTGCCGTGAAGACCTCTTCGACCTGCGCGCGGTACTTCTCATCGATCGACTCGAAGTAGAGCGGCTGGCTCTCGGCGCGCGCCGGGTAGCTGCGCCCGGAGGAGGCGATGTAGTCCTGAGCGTCGGCACTGAGAAGCGAGCCGAGCACCTTGAGGGCGTCTTCCTTGTTCTCGCAGGTCTTGGAGATGCCGAAGCCGGAACCGAGGATGAGGCTGAGCGATTCGCCGCCCTCAGACGGAAGCGGCGCCATGCCTGCGGCGAAACCCGACTCGTTGGCGAGGTAGCTCACCGCGTTCCAGGTGCCGTCCACTGCCATCGCCGCATTGCCACTCGAGTACTGGTTCTCTCCCCAGCCGGTGTCGGATGCGGACGCGACAGGGAGCGCCACCTTCTGTGCGGAGACGAGGTCCCCGTACCACGTGGCCGCCTCGACGAACTTCTTGTCAGTCAGCTGCAGCTCACCATCGGCGCTGACCGGCTGCAGGCCCGCCTTCGCGATCGGAAGAGCCTGCCACTGGAAGTCGCCCATTCCCACGGCGAAGCCCGCCTTGCCGTTGCTGGTGGCCGCCTTGGCCGTCGCTTCGAAGTCGTCGAAGGTCCAGCCGGGAGCAGGAGTCGCCGCGCCGGATGCAGCGAGCTGATCGGCGTTGAAGTAGACGAGCATCGTGGCGACGTCGAAGGGAAGGCCGTACATCGTGCCCTTGTTCTTCAGGATCTCGGTCGCGCCCGGTGCGAAATCGCTCTCGGCGAGTCCGGCGGTCTTGAGGTCGGCCGCGCTGAGCTCGGCGAAGCCGTCGGTGTAGCTGGACAGCATGCCGCTGTTCATACCGGTGACGCACGCCATGTTGCCGGACGCCATGTTGGTCGTGAGCTTCGTGAAGAAGTCACCCCATGGCGCCGTGCGCAGCTCGATCTTCAGGTCGGGGTTCTGCTCCTGGGCGATCTTGATCTGCGCCTCGAGGGCCTTCGTGTCGTCGGCAGAGCCGGCCCACATGTCGACGACGATCGTGCCGTCGTCACCAGAACCGGACGCTCCACCGGAGCCGGCACATCCCGTCATGGCGACGGCGACGCCGGCGATGGCGGCGACGGCGCCCATGCGTATCTTCTTCATTGAATTACTCCTTGGGAACGGGAAGGTTGTTCCTAAAATCGAAACAACCTAGGAGGGTTTCGTATGAAGTTACCGTTTCATACTTCAGGGGATGGCGCAAGCTGAACATCGGATGTCTGCGCGAATTGGGGTCACCAAAGAGAGACGCCGCGGCAGCCGGTCCTCTGCACCCGCGTGATGGCTCGACGACGATCGGCGCGCTCCGAGGAGCGCGCCGATCTCAGAATGCCCGTCAGTCCGTCAGCGTGAGTTCGATCACCGGGATGAGGACATCGGGGCGCTGCACCGGGAGATGCACCGTCAGCGTGCCCTCTGCTTGACCGGCCGGCGTCATGAGGTCGGCTTCCTGCCCAGGATCTGACACACTCGTCCGCAGCCACGAGCCGTCATTGAGAAGGCGTGCGTACGCGACCTTTCCGGCGAGCTCCGGGAGATGCACGAATCCCATCGGCCAGAAGAAGAGACTCAGGTACAGGCGATTGCCGCGACGCGTGTACACGCCTTCACGAGGCGGGACGAACGAGGAATGCCCGGCCCCGATGACGGCGTCTCGGTGCAACCGCATCCAGGTCCCGATCTCGGACAGGGTCGCGGCATCACGAGGAACGATCGCTCCGCGCCCGTCGGGTCCGATGTTGAGCAGCATGTTGCCGCCCATCGATACGGAATCGACGAGCATCTGAGCCAGCAGGGTCGCCGACTTCTGGTCGGTGTTGTCACGGTGATACCCCCACGAGCCGTTGAGGGTCTGACATGCCTCCCACACCAGCGGGCTCCCGTCGCGCACGAGGGGCGCGGTCGGCTGGTACTGCTCCGGTGTGACGAAGTCTGCAGGGATGCCGAGCCGGTCGTTCACCAGCATGTTCGGCTGCAGCTCTCGACACAGCGCGAGCAACGCCTGCGCATCCCAGTCGTCCGGCCCCTTCCCCGGCCAGCCGTCTTTCTCGTCGGGGCTGGTGAAATCGAAGAACAGGTAGTCGATGTCGCCGTATTCGGTGAGCAGTTCACGCACTTGACCGTGCAGATACTCCCGATACACGGCCATGTCCCTACCCGCGTCGAGGTCGCGTGCGTCGTCGTCGTCGCGGCGCGGGTGGGTCCAGTCGAGGGTGAAATGCGGATGACGCCAGTCGATCAGCGAATGATAGAGACCGACTTTGAGCCCCTCTGCACGCAAGGCCTCGACGTACTCGCGGACGAGGTCCCGGTCGACGGCGACGGTGGAGGTGAAGTCGGTGAGTGTGGAATCCCAGAGGCAGAAGCCGTCATGGTGCTTCGTCGTCAGCACCACATAACCCATTCCCGTCTCCTTCGCCGTGCGCGCGAGAGCACGGGCATCGAAGAGATCAGGGTCGAAATGCTCGAAGTACTGCCGGTAGTCGGCATCGGTGAGGCGCTCGAAGCTCTGCACCCACTCGTGTCGGGCCGCCGCGCTGTAGAGCCCGAAGTGGACGAACATGCCGAATCGGGCGTCACTGAACCAGTCCTGTCGCATGGCCTCATCCTAGCCAAAGACATCGGATGTATCCCAGCGGAGGGACGAGAAAGGGCGCCCCTCGCGGGACGCCCTTTCTTCGTGCTTCAGATCAGCGCGCAGCGCTGCCGTCGACGTAGTCTTCGTCCTGCTGCTTCCACGCGAACAGAGCGCGCAGCTCCTTGCCCGTCGCCTCGATCGGGTGCGTCTCTTCCTTCGCGCGGAGCGCGAGGAACTCTTCGCCGCCGTTGTCCTGGTCGTCGATGAAGCGCTTCGCGAAGGCACCCGACTGAATGTCGGAGAGGATCGCCTGCATCGACGCCTTGACCTCGGGAGTCACGACGCGCGGGCCGGAGACGTAGTCGCCGTACTCGGCCGTGTCGGAGACCGACCAGCGCTGCTTGGCGATGCCGCCCTCCCACATCAGGTCGACGATGAGCTTCAGCTCGTGCAGCACCTCGAAGTAGGCGATTTGCGGCTGGTAGCCCGCCTCGACCAGGGTCTCGAAGCCGGCCTGCACGAGGTGGCTGACGCCACCGCAGAGCACGGCCTGCTCACCGAACAGGTCGGTCTCGGTCTCTTCGGTGAAGGTCGTCTTGATGACACCGGCACGCGTGCCGCCGATCGCCTTCGCATAGGAGAGCGCGAGGTCCCAGGCGTGGCCGGACGCGTCGCGCTCGACGGCGATGATGTCCGGGATGCCGCGGCCGGCGACGAACTCACGACGCACCGTGTGCCCGGGAGCCTTCGGGGCGACGAGGATGACGTCGACGCCCTCGGGAGCGTCGATGTACCCGAAGCGAATGTTGAAGCCGTGTGCGAACGCGAGCGTCTTGCCCGGGGTCAGCTTGTCCTTGATGGACTCGTTGAAGATCGTGCGCTGGTACTGGTCCGGCGCGAGGATCATGATGACGTCAGCCCACTCGGCGGCATCCGCCACCGTCTTGACCGGGAAGCCGGCCTCTTCGGCCTTCGCGGCGGACTTCGAGCCCTCCTTGAGGGCGATCGCGACCTCGACACCCGAGTCGCGCAGGTTCTGCGCGTGGGCGTGGCCCTGCGATCCGTAGCCGACGATCGCGACCTTCTTGCCCTGGATCAGGGACAGGTCTGCGTCTGCGTCGTAGAAGATCTCGGTGCTCACTGTTTTTCTCCTTGGTAGTGGTTCGTGCGGGACACGGAGTCCCTGAAATTGTGAAAGTGGTCAGCCGCGCAGGACGCGCTCGGTGATGCTCTTGCCGCCACGGCCGATGGCGAGGAGGCCGGACTGGGCGATCTCCTTGATGCCGAAGGGCTCCAGTGCGCGCAGGATCGCTTCGACCTTGCCCTTGTCGCCGGTCACCTCGACGACCAGAGCGTCGGGGGCGTAATCGACGACCGAGGCCCGGAACAGGTTCACGACCTCGATCACGTTCGAGCGGGTCGCGTTGTCGGTGCGCACCTTGACCAGCATGTGGTCGCGCTGCACGGAGGACGCCGGGTCCAGCTCGACGATCTTGATGACGTTGATCAGCTTGTTCAGCTGCTTGGTCACCTGCTCGAGGGGCAGGTCCTCCACGTCGACGACGACCGTGATGCGGGAGATTCCGGGCACCTCGGTCACGCCGACAGCGAGCGACTCGATGTTGAAGCCGCGACGGGCGAAGAGCCCGGCGACGCGCGTGAGGAGACCGGGCTTGTTCTCCACCAACAGACTCAGTACGTGGGTCGACATGGCTCAGATCTCCTCATCGAACTCGGGGGCGTGCTCCCGCGCGTACTGGACGTAGCTGTTGCTGACGCCCTGCGGCACCATCGGCCACACCATCGAATCCGCGCTGACCACGAAGTCGATCACCACAGGACGGTCGTTGGTCTCGAGTGCCAGCTTGATCGCGGCATCCACTTCCTCTTCCTTCTCCACGCGGATCGCAAGGCACCCGTAGGCCTCGGACAGCTTGACGAAGTCGGGGATGCGGACCGTGCCGTGCCCGGTGTTCAGATCGGTGTTGGAGTGCCGGCCGTCATAGAACAGGGTCTGCCACTGGCGCACCATGCCCAGCGAGGAGTTGTTGATGATCGCGACCTTGATCGGGATGTTGTTGATCGTGCAGGTCGCGAGCTCCTGATTGGTCATCTGGAAGCAGCCGTCACCATCGATCGCCCAGACCACACGATCGGGTTCGGCGACCTTCGCACCCATCGCCGCCGGTACCGAGTAGCCCATGGTGCCTGCTCCCCCGGAGTTCAGCCAGGCGTTGGGACGCTCGTACTTGATGAACTGGGCAGCCCACATCTGGTGCTGTCCGACGCCCGCCGCGTACACGGCTTCGGGACCGGTGAGCTCGCCGATGCGCTGGATCACGTACTGCGGTGCGAGAAGTCCGTCGGTGGTCGGCGCGAAGCCGAGCGG from Microbacterium sp. LWO13-1.2 includes the following:
- the ilvN gene encoding acetolactate synthase small subunit; the protein is MSTHVLSLLVENKPGLLTRVAGLFARRGFNIESLAVGVTEVPGISRITVVVDVEDLPLEQVTKQLNKLINVIKIVELDPASSVQRDHMLVKVRTDNATRSNVIEVVNLFRASVVDYAPDALVVEVTGDKGKVEAILRALEPFGIKEIAQSGLLAIGRGGKSITERVLRG
- the ilvC gene encoding ketol-acid reductoisomerase; this encodes MSTEIFYDADADLSLIQGKKVAIVGYGSQGHAHAQNLRDSGVEVAIALKEGSKSAAKAEEAGFPVKTVADAAEWADVIMILAPDQYQRTIFNESIKDKLTPGKTLAFAHGFNIRFGYIDAPEGVDVILVAPKAPGHTVRREFVAGRGIPDIIAVERDASGHAWDLALSYAKAIGGTRAGVIKTTFTEETETDLFGEQAVLCGGVSHLVQAGFETLVEAGYQPQIAYFEVLHELKLIVDLMWEGGIAKQRWSVSDTAEYGDYVSGPRVVTPEVKASMQAILSDIQSGAFAKRFIDDQDNGGEEFLALRAKEETHPIEATGKELRALFAWKQQDEDYVDGSAAR
- a CDS encoding extracellular solute-binding protein → MKKIRMGAVAAIAGVAVAMTGCAGSGGASGSGDDGTIVVDMWAGSADDTKALEAQIKIAQEQNPDLKIELRTAPWGDFFTKLTTNMASGNMACVTGMNSGMLSSYTDGFAELSAADLKTAGLAESDFAPGATEILKNKGTMYGLPFDVATMLVYFNADQLAASGAATPAPGWTFDDFEATAKAATSNGKAGFAVGMGDFQWQALPIAKAGLQPVSADGELQLTDKKFVEAATWYGDLVSAQKVALPVASASDTGWGENQYSSGNAAMAVDGTWNAVSYLANESGFAAGMAPLPSEGGESLSLILGSGFGISKTCENKEDALKVLGSLLSADAQDYIASSGRSYPARAESQPLYFESIDEKYRAQVEEVFTAAFENVQGQYVSDNWSKVGTYVQPQLVSVYNGQETMAKVLESAQQQFAN
- a CDS encoding alpha-L-fucosidase; the encoded protein is MRQDWFSDARFGMFVHFGLYSAAARHEWVQSFERLTDADYRQYFEHFDPDLFDARALARTAKETGMGYVVLTTKHHDGFCLWDSTLTDFTSTVAVDRDLVREYVEALRAEGLKVGLYHSLIDWRHPHFTLDWTHPRRDDDDARDLDAGRDMAVYREYLHGQVRELLTEYGDIDYLFFDFTSPDEKDGWPGKGPDDWDAQALLALCRELQPNMLVNDRLGIPADFVTPEQYQPTAPLVRDGSPLVWEACQTLNGSWGYHRDNTDQKSATLLAQMLVDSVSMGGNMLLNIGPDGRGAIVPRDAATLSEIGTWMRLHRDAVIGAGHSSFVPPREGVYTRRGNRLYLSLFFWPMGFVHLPELAGKVAYARLLNDGSWLRTSVSDPGQEADLMTPAGQAEGTLTVHLPVQRPDVLIPVIELTLTD